In one Brevibacterium sp. CBA3109 genomic region, the following are encoded:
- a CDS encoding ParA family protein, with translation MLVLSISSLKGGVGKTSVTLGLASAAYNRGIPTLVVDMDPQADSSTGLDVPTSTRVDIADVLAAPKSQKILSEAIIPSGWVGDELGHLDVISGSPRAAEFDRPSLSERYLRRLEDALSRVAKGYRLVLIDCPPSLNGLTRTAWTASSRVAVVTEPSLFSVAAADRALRAADELRQRGTSDIQPLGLVVNRVRAGSHEHDYRISEMREMFGPLVLNPPLAERAVMQQAQGSARPIHSWPGKPAEKVATSFDSLLERALRSENIRPRKTPDQ, from the coding sequence GTGCTTGTCCTAAGTATCAGCAGCCTCAAAGGCGGAGTCGGTAAGACGTCCGTGACACTCGGTCTTGCCTCGGCCGCATACAACCGGGGAATTCCGACCTTGGTCGTCGACATGGATCCGCAAGCGGACTCCTCGACCGGCCTCGATGTCCCGACGTCGACGCGTGTCGATATCGCCGATGTGCTTGCTGCTCCCAAGTCCCAGAAAATCCTGTCCGAGGCGATCATCCCCTCCGGGTGGGTGGGCGACGAGCTCGGACACCTCGACGTGATCTCCGGCTCTCCCCGAGCTGCGGAATTCGATCGCCCCTCGCTGTCAGAGAGGTATCTGCGGCGTCTTGAAGACGCACTGAGTCGCGTCGCCAAGGGGTATCGGCTGGTTCTCATCGACTGTCCACCGAGCCTCAACGGGCTCACACGGACCGCGTGGACGGCCAGCAGTCGGGTTGCAGTGGTGACGGAGCCCAGCCTATTCTCCGTGGCGGCTGCGGATCGCGCTCTCCGGGCAGCAGACGAACTGCGCCAACGAGGAACCTCAGACATCCAACCACTGGGTCTTGTGGTCAACCGCGTGCGCGCGGGTTCGCACGAACACGACTATCGCATCAGCGAGATGCGAGAGATGTTCGGACCCTTAGTGCTCAATCCGCCATTGGCTGAACGTGCCGTGATGCAGCAGGCCCAAGGTTCGGCCCGTCCCATCCACTCTTGGCCCGGAAAACCGGCAGAAAAAGTGGCAACATCATTCGATTCACTGCTGGAACGCGCTCTCCGCTCGGAGAACATCCGTCCGCGCAAGACCCCGGATCAGTAG
- a CDS encoding pyruvate carboxylase, producing MFSKVLVANRGEIAVRAFRAAYELGASTVAVFPYEDRNSEHRMKADEAYMIGEEGHPVRAYLSVEEMLRVAKECGADAIYPGYGFLSENPDLARACHEAGIIFIGPKADVLELAGNKVQALTAARNAGIPVLDSTRPSADIAQLLADAESMEYPLFVKAVAGGGGRGMRRVAQSSELEDALKAAMREAEGAFGDPTVFIEQAVQRPRHIEVQVLADNDSNAIHLFERDCSVQRRHQKVVEIAPAPNLDPAIAAALHADALKFAAALGYQNAGTVEFLLETDGPRKGQHVFIEMNPRIQVEHTVTEEITDVDLVASQMRVASGETLAEIGLTQDDMRIKGAALQCRITTEDPANAFRPDTGTITAYRSAGGAGVRLDGGTVHAGAAVSAHFDSMLVKLTCRGRDFEQAISRARRALAEFRIRGVSSNIGFLRAVLEDESFIAGDLATSFIEERPHLLDARVSADRGSKILDYLADVTVNRPNGEPSVRIRPGEKLPDIDLGTDPTPGSRNRLLEVGPADFAQALRNQTPLAVTDTTFRDAHQSLLATRVRTRDLLAVAGHVSRMTPELLSIEAWGGATYDVALRFLGEDPWERLAALRSAVPNINLQMLLRGRNTVGYTPYPTQVTDAFVDEAARTGIDIFRIFDALNDVEQMRPAIEAVRATNTTVAEVALCYTSDILDPREELYTLDYYLKLAEQIVGAGAHVLAIKDMAGLLRPAAATKLVTALRENFDLPVHVHTHDTAGGQLATLCAAAAAGADAVDAASAAMAGTTSQPSLSALVAAFENTERDTQISLNAVSDLEPYWESVRKVYAPFESGLAGPTGRVYRHEIPGGQLSNLRQQAVALGLGERFEEIERMYAAADAILGHLVKVTPSSKVVGDLALHLVGAGVDPKEFAENPDRFDIPDSVIGFLSGDLGDPPGGWPEPFRTKALAGRTHKAVSEDLAPEDATALETPGTARQAKLNSLLFPGPTKEFEQMRADYGDLSVVETSEYLYGLTAGEEHAVELSKGKDLLIGVQAISGTDERGMRSVMFTLNGQLRPLQVRDRAVESDVKTAEKADPSNSGHVASPFAGVVTLQVEEGQRVEAGATVATIEAMKMEASITTQTAGTVSRIAIGNVQQLEGGDLVVVIGG from the coding sequence ATGTTCTCTAAAGTTCTTGTGGCAAATCGTGGAGAGATCGCCGTTCGCGCGTTCCGTGCAGCGTACGAGCTCGGTGCCTCCACTGTCGCTGTTTTCCCGTATGAGGATCGGAACTCCGAACACCGCATGAAGGCCGACGAGGCCTATATGATCGGCGAAGAAGGGCACCCTGTTCGTGCCTACCTCAGCGTCGAAGAGATGTTGCGCGTTGCCAAGGAATGCGGAGCCGACGCCATCTACCCCGGCTACGGCTTCCTGTCGGAGAACCCCGACCTGGCCCGAGCCTGCCATGAGGCAGGAATCATCTTCATCGGCCCCAAGGCCGATGTGCTTGAACTTGCCGGCAATAAGGTGCAGGCCCTGACGGCCGCACGCAATGCCGGGATTCCCGTACTCGACTCGACCCGTCCCTCTGCCGACATCGCTCAGTTGCTGGCCGATGCGGAATCCATGGAATACCCCCTCTTCGTCAAGGCTGTGGCCGGCGGCGGCGGGCGCGGTATGCGCCGGGTTGCGCAATCCTCAGAGTTGGAGGACGCACTCAAGGCCGCTATGCGCGAAGCTGAGGGAGCCTTCGGAGATCCCACTGTATTCATCGAACAGGCTGTGCAGCGTCCGCGGCACATCGAAGTGCAGGTCCTTGCCGACAATGACTCGAACGCGATTCACCTCTTCGAACGCGACTGCTCCGTGCAGCGTCGTCACCAGAAGGTCGTCGAAATCGCACCTGCTCCAAATCTGGATCCGGCTATCGCCGCCGCACTTCACGCAGATGCCCTGAAATTCGCTGCGGCTTTGGGCTACCAGAACGCTGGAACCGTTGAGTTCCTCCTCGAGACCGATGGACCACGCAAGGGTCAGCACGTCTTCATCGAGATGAACCCGCGCATCCAGGTTGAGCACACGGTCACAGAGGAGATCACGGACGTCGATCTGGTCGCCTCCCAGATGCGCGTCGCTTCCGGAGAGACTCTGGCGGAGATCGGCCTGACTCAGGACGACATGCGGATCAAGGGTGCTGCCCTCCAGTGCCGCATCACCACCGAGGACCCCGCGAACGCTTTCCGTCCCGACACGGGAACCATCACTGCGTACCGCTCTGCCGGTGGCGCCGGTGTCCGACTCGATGGAGGAACCGTCCACGCTGGTGCCGCAGTCAGCGCGCACTTCGACTCGATGCTGGTCAAACTCACCTGCCGTGGTCGTGACTTCGAGCAGGCGATCTCTCGCGCACGACGCGCCTTGGCCGAGTTCCGAATCCGCGGCGTATCGTCGAACATCGGCTTCCTGCGGGCTGTGCTCGAAGATGAGTCATTCATCGCTGGAGACCTCGCAACCTCATTCATCGAAGAACGCCCACATCTGCTCGACGCTCGCGTCAGCGCGGATCGCGGTTCAAAGATCCTCGACTATCTGGCCGACGTCACCGTCAACCGTCCCAATGGCGAGCCCAGCGTGCGCATCCGCCCGGGAGAGAAGCTTCCCGACATCGATCTCGGCACAGATCCGACGCCGGGAAGCCGCAATCGACTCCTCGAGGTCGGTCCTGCCGACTTTGCCCAGGCGCTGCGGAACCAGACTCCGTTGGCTGTCACTGACACCACGTTCCGTGACGCTCACCAATCTCTGCTCGCCACCCGCGTGCGCACCCGTGACCTGCTGGCCGTCGCCGGACACGTCTCCCGGATGACGCCTGAGCTGCTCAGCATCGAAGCCTGGGGCGGTGCGACATATGATGTTGCGCTGCGCTTCCTCGGTGAGGACCCCTGGGAGCGACTGGCCGCACTGCGCTCCGCCGTGCCCAACATCAACCTCCAGATGCTTCTGCGCGGTCGCAACACCGTCGGCTACACTCCGTACCCAACCCAGGTCACCGATGCCTTCGTCGATGAGGCGGCCCGGACCGGCATCGACATCTTCCGCATCTTCGACGCACTCAACGACGTCGAACAGATGCGCCCGGCCATCGAAGCAGTTCGTGCCACGAACACCACGGTCGCCGAGGTTGCCCTGTGCTACACCTCCGACATCCTCGATCCGCGAGAAGAGCTCTACACGCTCGACTACTATCTGAAGCTCGCCGAACAGATCGTCGGAGCCGGGGCCCATGTGCTCGCGATCAAGGACATGGCCGGGCTCCTGCGCCCTGCTGCTGCGACGAAACTCGTCACGGCGCTGCGGGAGAACTTCGACCTGCCCGTCCACGTTCACACACACGACACTGCCGGTGGTCAGTTGGCCACTCTCTGCGCTGCTGCGGCAGCCGGTGCCGACGCAGTCGACGCGGCATCCGCCGCCATGGCCGGCACCACCAGCCAGCCGAGCCTGTCCGCTCTGGTGGCAGCGTTCGAGAACACCGAACGCGACACCCAGATCAGTCTCAACGCTGTCAGCGATCTCGAACCGTACTGGGAGTCTGTCCGTAAGGTCTATGCACCCTTCGAATCCGGACTGGCCGGACCGACCGGACGTGTCTATCGGCACGAGATCCCCGGCGGGCAGCTGTCCAATCTGCGCCAGCAGGCCGTGGCGCTGGGCCTGGGAGAGCGGTTCGAAGAGATCGAACGGATGTACGCTGCAGCTGATGCGATCCTCGGCCACCTCGTCAAGGTCACACCCTCGTCGAAGGTGGTCGGTGACCTCGCACTTCACCTCGTGGGAGCCGGCGTCGACCCTAAGGAGTTCGCAGAGAATCCGGACAGGTTCGACATTCCGGACTCGGTGATCGGCTTCCTCAGCGGCGACCTCGGAGATCCTCCAGGCGGATGGCCCGAGCCGTTCCGCACGAAGGCTCTGGCAGGGCGCACACACAAGGCTGTGTCCGAGGATCTCGCACCCGAGGATGCAACGGCATTGGAGACGCCGGGCACCGCACGTCAGGCCAAGCTCAATTCGCTCCTGTTCCCTGGACCGACCAAGGAATTCGAGCAGATGCGCGCCGACTACGGTGACCTGTCCGTCGTCGAGACCTCGGAATACCTCTACGGTCTGACTGCGGGGGAGGAGCATGCGGTTGAACTGTCGAAGGGCAAGGACCTCCTCATCGGGGTGCAGGCCATCAGCGGCACAGACGAGCGCGGCATGCGCTCGGTGATGTTCACCCTCAACGGTCAGCTGCGCCCGCTGCAGGTTCGTGATCGCGCGGTCGAAAGCGACGTCAAGACAGCGGAGAAGGCCGACCCGTCGAACTCCGGTCACGTGGCCAGCCCGTTCGCAGGCGTTGTCACACTGCAGGTCGAAGAGGGGCAGCGGGTCGAGGCCGGCGCAACAGTCGCGACGATCGAGGCCATGAAGATGGAAGCCTCTATCACGACTCAGACGGCCGGTACTGTCTCGCGGATCGCCATCGGCAACGTCCAGCAGCTCGAAGGCGGCGACCTCGTCGTGGTCATTGGTGGCTGA
- a CDS encoding MerR family transcriptional regulator: MNRSSHESVEPTPIPPAAQGLLFDDDLPVLDEEAGYRGPTVCKVVGISYRRLDYWARTDLVTPSIRNATGSGSQRLYSFRDILVLKIVKRLLDTGVGLQSIRTAVDHLRSRGVRDLSQITLMSDGASVFECTSPDEVVDLLQGGQGVFGIAVGRVWNEVEGSLSELPSERLPEDDSAVVEMDELAQRRAQRLG; this comes from the coding sequence GTGAACCGCTCAAGTCATGAAAGCGTCGAGCCGACGCCAATACCACCAGCCGCCCAAGGACTGTTGTTCGACGACGATCTGCCCGTCCTCGATGAAGAGGCCGGCTACCGTGGTCCGACCGTGTGCAAGGTCGTCGGCATCAGCTATCGCCGGCTCGACTATTGGGCACGCACCGACCTGGTGACCCCGTCGATTCGCAACGCAACGGGATCAGGCAGTCAGCGGCTCTACAGCTTCCGTGACATCCTTGTTCTCAAGATCGTCAAGCGGCTCCTCGACACCGGCGTCGGACTGCAGTCGATCCGCACTGCGGTCGACCACCTGCGGTCGCGCGGAGTCCGGGATCTCTCACAGATCACCCTGATGTCAGATGGAGCCAGCGTCTTCGAATGCACCTCTCCCGATGAGGTCGTCGATCTCCTGCAGGGCGGACAGGGCGTCTTCGGCATCGCCGTCGGTCGTGTCTGGAACGAAGTAGAAGGAAGCCTCTCCGAATTGCCGAGCGAACGTCTTCCCGAAGATGATTCTGCCGTGGTCGAAATGGATGAACTCGCACAGCGAAGAGCGCAGAGACTCGGCTGA